The proteins below are encoded in one region of Gemmatimonadota bacterium:
- a CDS encoding DUF1552 domain-containing protein gives MHFVTGTALPRRTFLRGVGATVALPLLDAMRPAGRLLGATGAADTPTRLVCIEMVHGAAGSSEFGRRMNFWSPAAAGRDFDLAPTALAPLEPYRDCLTIVSDTDVENAEAKTPKEIGGDHFRSSAVFLTQAHPHQTEGSDIRVGESMDQIYARRFGQDTPIPSMQLCIENVDQAGGCAYGYACVYTDTISWSSPTEPLPMVRDPRVAFDQLFGAGGTAAERALRRSENRSILDYVSGRVAELRRELGPADNRRLDRYLENVREIERRIQRTEEQNRSGEARALPEAPAGVPDSFEDHARLMFDLQALAFASDVTRVFSFKMGRDSSARVFPESGIDKPFHPASHHGGNENNITDFAAINRYHVGQLPYFLDRLKSIAEGDDNLLDKTMIVYGSPMGDPNVHNHKRCPLFLLGGANGALAKGGLHLRADPGTPMANVMLSMLHGLGVEDVDSLGNSNGDFSLNG, from the coding sequence ATGCATTTCGTAACCGGAACCGCATTGCCGCGCCGGACATTCCTAAGAGGGGTCGGAGCCACCGTGGCCCTGCCCCTGCTCGACGCCATGAGGCCTGCGGGCAGACTGCTGGGCGCGACCGGAGCTGCGGACACGCCCACGAGGCTCGTATGCATCGAGATGGTTCACGGAGCGGCGGGATCGAGCGAGTTCGGACGCCGGATGAACTTCTGGTCGCCAGCCGCCGCCGGGCGCGACTTCGACCTCGCCCCCACGGCCCTCGCTCCGCTGGAGCCCTACCGCGACTGTCTCACCATCGTGAGCGACACGGACGTGGAGAACGCGGAGGCGAAGACTCCCAAGGAGATCGGCGGGGATCACTTCCGCTCGAGCGCCGTCTTCCTCACCCAGGCGCATCCGCACCAGACCGAGGGCTCGGACATCCGCGTCGGCGAGTCGATGGACCAGATCTACGCCAGGCGTTTCGGGCAGGACACGCCCATTCCCTCCATGCAGCTCTGCATCGAGAACGTGGACCAGGCGGGCGGGTGCGCCTACGGCTATGCCTGCGTCTATACCGACACCATAAGCTGGAGCTCGCCCACCGAACCGCTGCCGATGGTGCGCGACCCGCGGGTAGCCTTCGATCAGCTCTTCGGGGCGGGCGGCACGGCCGCCGAGCGCGCCCTGAGAAGGAGCGAGAACCGGAGCATACTCGACTACGTTTCGGGTAGGGTGGCCGAGCTCAGACGCGAGCTGGGGCCCGCCGACAACCGACGACTCGACCGCTACCTGGAGAACGTGCGCGAGATAGAGCGACGCATACAGCGCACCGAGGAGCAGAACCGGAGCGGTGAGGCCAGAGCTCTTCCCGAGGCCCCGGCGGGAGTTCCGGACTCGTTCGAGGATCACGCGCGCCTCATGTTCGATCTCCAGGCTCTGGCTTTCGCCTCGGACGTCACCCGCGTCTTCTCGTTCAAGATGGGGCGCGACTCGTCGGCGCGGGTCTTCCCCGAAAGCGGCATCGACAAGCCCTTCCACCCCGCCTCGCACCACGGAGGCAATGAAAACAATATCACGGACTTCGCCGCGATCAACCGCTATCACGTGGGCCAGCTCCCCTACTTCCTGGATCGACTGAAGAGCATCGCCGAGGGCGACGACAACCTGCTCGACAAGACCATGATCGTTTACGGCTCCCCCATGGGCGACCCCAACGTCCACAACCACAAGCGCTGCCCTCTTTTCCTTCTCGGCGGCGCGAACGGGGCCCTGGCGAAGGGCGGCCTGCACTTGCGGGCGGACCCCGGAACGCCGATGGCCAACGTCATGCTCTCCATGCTGCACGGACTCGGTGTCGAAGACGTGGACAGCCTGGGCAACTCGAACGGCGACTTCAGTTTGAACGGATGA
- a CDS encoding ankyrin repeat domain-containing protein, with translation MTAVRRLFPQAAGPTRRFAPAAFPALAFLAALPGVGAPLAALQDVSVSEAASRGDLASVEELIAEGADVDAPLGDGMTALHWAALAGDGAMAATLLDAGAGTDPVTRNGSYAPLHLAARSGHGAMVRLLLERGASAEARTSDETGGADALHFAAASGNEAAVGALLDAGADPDAREEAWGQTPLMFAAASGRVGAVRLLLKRGASVARTSKVMDVTARYLADQEDRRRRNARMGLRADAYDGTPAVAVETVAERVLPGFLDPGERLSGLTVEVPSEFSDADSLRRPVEEPEPLSYAELVGGHGGLTALLHAVREGHGETAFALVEGGADIDQASAGDRTTPLLMAMVNGHFDLGLELLELGADPTLASDAGTTPLYAAINTHWAPKSRYPQQHAYRNQVASYLDVAEALLDAGADPGARLSKHLWYMSFNFDLLRVDTRGATPFWRAAYALDVEAMELLRSRGADPTVPTMVVPSRRGGESDRSPDPSGLPPVPVDGPAVHPIHAAAGVGYGEGFAANSHRHVPDGWLPAVRYLVEEVGADVDARDHNGYSALHHAAARGDTELILYLVEHGADVTFVSRRGQTTADMANGPYQRTQPYPKAVALLESLGSRNNRNCVSCQ, from the coding sequence ATGACCGCCGTCCGCAGGCTTTTTCCACAGGCTGCCGGCCCGACCCGGCGCTTCGCCCCGGCCGCGTTTCCGGCGCTGGCGTTCCTGGCGGCCCTCCCGGGTGTCGGCGCACCGCTCGCCGCGCTCCAGGACGTGTCCGTGTCCGAAGCCGCAAGCCGGGGCGATCTCGCTAGCGTCGAGGAGCTGATCGCCGAGGGAGCCGACGTGGACGCGCCTCTGGGGGACGGCATGACCGCCCTGCACTGGGCCGCGCTCGCCGGCGACGGGGCCATGGCGGCGACTCTTCTCGACGCGGGGGCCGGAACCGATCCCGTCACCCGCAACGGCAGCTACGCGCCGCTCCACCTCGCAGCGAGATCCGGCCACGGAGCGATGGTCCGTCTGCTGCTCGAGCGCGGAGCGTCGGCGGAGGCCCGAACCTCGGACGAGACCGGCGGCGCCGACGCCCTCCACTTCGCGGCGGCATCCGGAAACGAGGCTGCGGTCGGCGCGCTTCTCGACGCCGGAGCCGATCCCGACGCCCGCGAGGAGGCTTGGGGGCAGACCCCGCTCATGTTCGCGGCCGCTTCCGGGAGGGTCGGCGCGGTCCGCCTTCTGCTCAAACGCGGAGCGTCTGTCGCTCGCACGAGCAAGGTGATGGACGTGACCGCCCGCTACCTGGCCGATCAGGAGGACCGCCGTCGGCGGAACGCCCGGATGGGCCTGCGCGCCGACGCCTACGACGGCACGCCGGCTGTCGCTGTCGAGACGGTGGCCGAACGGGTGCTGCCCGGGTTTCTCGACCCGGGCGAGCGGCTGAGCGGCCTTACGGTCGAGGTCCCGAGCGAATTTTCCGACGCCGACTCCCTTAGAAGACCGGTGGAGGAACCGGAGCCGCTCAGCTACGCCGAGCTGGTGGGCGGGCACGGGGGGCTCACCGCGCTGCTCCATGCGGTGCGCGAAGGACATGGGGAGACGGCGTTCGCGCTGGTCGAGGGCGGCGCGGACATCGACCAGGCGAGTGCGGGAGACCGAACCACGCCGCTCCTGATGGCCATGGTCAACGGCCACTTCGACCTCGGTCTGGAGCTGCTCGAACTCGGGGCCGACCCGACGTTGGCGAGCGACGCCGGCACCACGCCCCTCTATGCCGCCATCAACACCCACTGGGCGCCCAAGTCGCGTTATCCGCAACAGCACGCCTACCGCAACCAGGTCGCCTCGTACCTCGATGTCGCCGAAGCGCTCCTCGATGCCGGAGCCGACCCTGGCGCCCGCCTCTCGAAGCACCTCTGGTACATGTCCTTCAACTTCGATCTTCTGCGCGTGGATACCCGGGGCGCGACACCATTCTGGCGGGCGGCCTACGCTCTCGACGTCGAGGCCATGGAGCTCCTGCGCAGCCGAGGGGCCGACCCGACGGTTCCCACCATGGTGGTTCCGAGCCGCCGCGGAGGCGAGAGCGACCGGAGCCCCGATCCCTCGGGACTCCCGCCGGTCCCGGTCGACGGACCGGCGGTCCATCCCATCCACGCGGCGGCCGGGGTCGGCTACGGCGAGGGTTTCGCCGCCAACTCCCACCGCCACGTTCCGGACGGCTGGCTTCCTGCGGTCAGGTATCTGGTGGAAGAGGTCGGGGCCGACGTGGACGCCCGCGACCACAACGGCTACTCCGCGCTCCATCACGCCGCGGCCCGGGGCGACACGGAGCTCATACTGTACCTGGTGGAGCACGGGGCCGACGTCACGTTCGTCAGCCGCCGGGGACAGACCACGGCCGACATGGCCAACGGTCCCTATCAGCGCACCCAGCCTTATCCCAAGGCGGTCGCGCTCCTCGAGAGCCTGGGCTCCAGGAACAACCGCAACTGCGTGAGCTGCCAGTAG
- the thrS gene encoding threonine--tRNA ligase, with product MNKASVNIVLPNGDTLQIEAPTNAREVARAIGPGLAKAALAARVDGEIVGLGEPITDDARIEILTERNADALPVLRHSAAHVLATAVRELRPEAGIGFGPAIDDGFYYDFEVDEPFTPDDLAAFEAKMAEVVAADQPFERRRVTREEARELFADDPLKLERLAEMDADEVITVYENGTFLDLCKGPHVPSTGALAHFKLLSAAGAYWRGDERRQMLQRIYGTAFFRKKELKRHVRRLEEARKRDHRRLGKELDLYSIQDVVGQGFVLWHPKGAILRHTIEEFLKGELLANGYDLVYSPHLANEELYRLSGHLEVFSDDMFPAMEGDGQRFRMKPMNCPHHFQIYRTRTRSYRDLPLRFAELGTCYRHERSGALHGMLRVRCFTQDDAHIFLRADQIADEYDKLLELADRMLRVFGYKYSFALSTRPEKAIGDPARYDDATEVLRGVLERRGADYELDEGGGAFYGPKIDVNVVDALGRKWQGGTFQLDFLMPERFGLEYVGADNARHKAVVIHRTLLGSMERFVGGLIEHYGGAFPTWLAPEQVRVLPVSEPSASTARSFAAELGGRGIRSSLEERETLGYRIREAEKIKVPFMAVVGEREAEDGTVAVRRRGKGRKQEIMSRAEFFELVEKEIEERV from the coding sequence GTGAACAAGGCAAGCGTGAATATCGTCCTCCCGAACGGGGATACGCTCCAGATCGAAGCTCCCACCAACGCTCGCGAAGTGGCTCGGGCCATCGGTCCCGGACTCGCCAAGGCCGCGCTGGCGGCCCGGGTCGACGGCGAGATCGTCGGACTAGGCGAGCCCATCACCGACGACGCCCGGATCGAGATACTGACCGAGAGGAACGCCGACGCGCTCCCGGTCCTGCGTCACTCCGCGGCGCACGTGCTCGCCACTGCCGTCCGGGAACTCCGACCCGAGGCCGGCATCGGTTTCGGCCCGGCCATCGACGACGGCTTTTACTACGACTTCGAGGTGGATGAACCCTTCACCCCCGACGATCTCGCCGCCTTCGAGGCGAAGATGGCGGAGGTGGTCGCCGCCGACCAGCCTTTCGAACGGCGAAGGGTGACCAGGGAGGAGGCGCGCGAGCTCTTCGCCGACGATCCGCTCAAGCTCGAACGGCTCGCGGAGATGGACGCCGACGAGGTCATCACCGTCTACGAGAACGGGACCTTTCTCGATCTCTGCAAAGGCCCTCACGTTCCCAGCACCGGGGCGCTTGCGCACTTCAAGCTTCTCTCGGCCGCAGGCGCCTACTGGAGAGGCGACGAGCGCCGGCAGATGCTCCAGCGCATCTACGGCACCGCCTTCTTCAGGAAGAAGGAGCTCAAGCGCCACGTACGGCGGCTCGAAGAGGCCCGGAAGCGCGATCATCGCAGGCTGGGCAAGGAGCTCGATCTCTATTCGATTCAAGACGTGGTGGGCCAGGGGTTCGTCCTCTGGCACCCGAAAGGCGCAATTCTGCGCCACACGATCGAGGAGTTTCTGAAGGGCGAACTGCTCGCCAACGGATACGACCTGGTCTACTCGCCTCACTTAGCCAACGAGGAACTCTATCGCCTCAGCGGCCACCTGGAGGTCTTCAGCGACGACATGTTCCCGGCGATGGAGGGGGACGGGCAGCGCTTCCGCATGAAGCCGATGAACTGCCCTCACCACTTCCAGATCTATCGTACCCGGACTCGCTCCTACCGGGACCTGCCGCTGCGCTTCGCCGAGCTCGGCACCTGTTACCGCCACGAGCGTTCCGGCGCCCTGCACGGCATGCTGCGCGTGCGCTGCTTCACCCAGGACGACGCGCACATCTTCCTGCGCGCCGATCAGATAGCCGATGAGTACGACAAACTGCTCGAACTCGCCGACCGGATGCTTCGCGTCTTCGGCTACAAGTACTCCTTCGCGCTCTCGACCCGACCCGAAAAGGCCATCGGAGATCCGGCCCGTTACGACGACGCCACCGAGGTGCTGCGCGGGGTCCTCGAGCGCAGGGGAGCGGATTACGAGCTCGATGAAGGCGGAGGCGCCTTCTACGGACCGAAGATCGACGTGAACGTGGTCGACGCGCTGGGCCGCAAGTGGCAGGGCGGCACTTTCCAGCTCGACTTTCTCATGCCCGAACGCTTCGGCCTGGAATACGTGGGCGCGGACAACGCCCGCCACAAGGCGGTGGTGATCCACCGCACCCTCCTCGGTTCCATGGAACGCTTCGTCGGCGGGCTTATCGAGCATTACGGCGGAGCCTTCCCGACCTGGCTGGCGCCGGAGCAAGTGCGCGTGCTGCCGGTCAGCGAGCCCTCGGCGAGCACTGCGCGCTCGTTCGCCGCCGAGCTCGGGGGCCGCGGAATACGGAGTTCGCTCGAGGAGCGCGAGACGCTGGGCTACCGGATCCGCGAGGCGGAGAAGATTAAGGTGCCGTTCATGGCCGTCGTCGGAGAGCGCGAAGCCGAGGACGGAACCGTGGCGGTGCGCAGGCGGGGCAAGGGCCGAAAGCAGGAGATCATGAGCCGGGCGGAGTTTTTCGAGCTGGTGGAGAAGGAGATCGAGGAGCGGGTGTGA
- a CDS encoding glycosyl hydrolase, giving the protein MIRLSPLLLAVSASLAAPLSAQLGQEAFDRATRTLSFREIGPTIMSGRVTDLAVVESDPRIFYVGTASAGVWRTRNGGISFEALFTAESTASVGDVTLAPSNSNVIWVGTGEPQNRQSSPFGNGVYRSLDGGDTWTPLGLEATHHISRIAVHPADPDIAYVAAVGELWGPNPERGVYKTADGGLTWEHVLSVDDDTGAIDLAMDPTDPNTLFAAMYQRRRRAWGFNGGGPGSGIYRSFDGGANWTELTEGLPEGDRGRIGLSIYRRDSDFVCALVEADARGPGRGFGGGGGRAQENGVYCSTDRGDTWEHRSTTNNRPMYYSQIRIDPNDPERIYLGGSSMYRSSDGGRNFTADAAEGVHLDHHAIWINPADSDHLLLGSDGGVSVSWDRSDNWYQFRNLPISQFYEIGVDMRRPYHVCGGLQDNGSWCAPSDTRSNQGIRARDWYNVGGGDGFFTVMHPTDTGVMFAESQGGNLMRVNLRTMERSRIRPSLRPDADAPDTAQGPSLRWNWDTPILLSTHDSDVVYTGANMVFRSPDLGQSWEAVSPDLTYQVDRDTLTLMGVPGSEAQMSRNDGQSTYGNLTALAESPLDADVLWAGADDGALSVTQDGGESWTELSDRISGLPPFTYVTRIVASHDAPGSAFVAFDGHRSADFAAYLYRTEDFGESWNEITDGLPRSPLNALEQHPSRADLLFVGNEVGVWTSIDRGESWVELKGGLPTVPVDDIVVHPRDNDLVIGTHGRGIWIMDDIGPLQELTPVVAAAPAHLVPVREAESYNPYRPQGWTPGIFVADNPEYGARIRYLIGEPEESDGDNGPADETDIGDEASADTSTEASAEITIRDLRGNTVRTLTGSSEPGLNEVVWDLAMRSDDELPTGPRVRPGAYLVELAWGDQVIEGEMRVRGDDRVTMSARVANERWSAMMDSYRLNAPVRDAQRALGEVGEFLDGIGEMLEGAGRADDETEGSLAAELQAARDGLDGVRRHLQRASGGSGIWRSIESMSSPPTADNLWAVDRSWEALPAAIEAVNAFVAGPVTALLGRAYNDETRPEPPEPVAMPAR; this is encoded by the coding sequence ATGATACGCCTTTCCCCACTCCTCCTCGCGGTTTCGGCGTCGCTCGCCGCACCGCTTTCGGCCCAACTCGGCCAGGAGGCCTTCGACCGAGCCACCCGAACCCTCTCCTTCCGCGAAATCGGCCCGACCATCATGAGCGGCCGCGTAACCGACCTGGCGGTTGTCGAGAGCGATCCGCGCATATTCTATGTCGGCACGGCTTCGGCGGGCGTCTGGCGCACACGCAACGGCGGCATTTCCTTCGAGGCTCTCTTCACTGCGGAGTCGACCGCGTCGGTCGGCGACGTGACCCTCGCTCCCTCGAATTCCAACGTGATCTGGGTGGGCACCGGGGAGCCGCAGAACAGGCAGAGCTCTCCCTTCGGCAACGGCGTCTACCGCTCGCTCGACGGCGGCGATACCTGGACGCCGCTGGGGCTCGAGGCCACCCATCACATCTCCAGGATCGCGGTGCATCCCGCCGATCCGGATATCGCCTACGTGGCCGCGGTCGGAGAGCTCTGGGGGCCGAACCCCGAGCGCGGGGTCTACAAGACTGCGGATGGCGGTCTGACCTGGGAACACGTGCTGTCTGTGGACGACGACACCGGAGCCATCGACCTCGCGATGGATCCGACCGACCCCAACACCCTCTTCGCCGCCATGTATCAGAGGCGCAGGCGGGCCTGGGGCTTCAACGGGGGCGGACCGGGCAGCGGCATCTATCGCAGCTTCGACGGCGGCGCGAACTGGACCGAACTCACCGAGGGCCTGCCGGAGGGCGACAGGGGACGCATCGGACTCTCCATTTACCGTCGCGACTCCGACTTCGTGTGCGCGCTGGTCGAGGCCGACGCCCGAGGCCCCGGCCGGGGCTTCGGGGGCGGGGGCGGCCGCGCACAGGAGAACGGCGTCTACTGTTCCACCGACCGCGGAGACACCTGGGAGCACCGGAGCACGACGAACAACCGCCCCATGTACTACTCGCAGATCCGCATCGACCCCAACGATCCGGAGCGCATCTATCTGGGCGGATCGAGCATGTACCGTTCCTCCGACGGAGGCCGCAACTTCACGGCCGACGCCGCGGAAGGGGTGCATCTCGATCACCATGCCATCTGGATAAACCCCGCCGACTCCGACCACCTCCTTCTCGGGAGCGACGGGGGCGTCTCGGTAAGCTGGGATCGTTCCGACAACTGGTACCAGTTCCGAAATCTCCCCATCTCGCAGTTCTACGAGATCGGCGTCGACATGCGCAGACCCTACCACGTCTGCGGCGGGCTTCAGGACAACGGCTCCTGGTGCGCGCCCTCCGACACGCGCTCCAACCAGGGCATCCGCGCGCGAGACTGGTACAACGTCGGCGGCGGCGACGGCTTCTTCACCGTCATGCATCCCACCGACACGGGCGTCATGTTCGCCGAGTCGCAGGGAGGAAATCTGATGCGGGTGAACCTGCGCACCATGGAGCGCTCCCGCATCCGGCCGAGCCTGCGCCCGGACGCCGACGCCCCCGACACCGCCCAGGGACCTTCGCTGCGCTGGAACTGGGATACGCCGATCCTGCTCTCGACGCACGACTCGGACGTGGTCTACACGGGCGCCAACATGGTATTCCGCTCGCCCGACCTGGGGCAGAGCTGGGAGGCGGTGAGCCCCGATCTCACCTACCAGGTGGACCGCGACACCCTCACGTTGATGGGCGTGCCGGGTTCCGAAGCGCAGATGTCGAGAAACGACGGTCAGTCGACCTACGGCAACCTGACCGCGCTGGCCGAGTCGCCCTTGGACGCCGACGTCCTGTGGGCGGGCGCCGACGACGGCGCCTTGAGCGTGACCCAGGACGGGGGCGAGAGCTGGACCGAACTCTCCGATCGCATCTCCGGCCTGCCGCCGTTCACATATGTCACCCGCATAGTGGCCTCCCACGACGCGCCCGGGAGCGCCTTCGTGGCCTTCGACGGTCACCGTTCGGCCGATTTCGCCGCGTATCTCTACCGGACCGAGGATTTCGGCGAGAGCTGGAACGAGATCACCGACGGACTGCCCCGGAGTCCGCTGAACGCGCTCGAGCAGCACCCGTCGCGGGCGGACCTGCTCTTCGTCGGCAACGAAGTGGGCGTGTGGACGAGCATCGACCGCGGCGAATCCTGGGTCGAACTCAAAGGCGGTCTGCCCACCGTTCCCGTCGACGACATCGTGGTCCACCCGCGAGACAACGATCTCGTCATCGGGACTCACGGGCGCGGCATCTGGATCATGGACGACATCGGTCCGCTCCAGGAGCTGACTCCGGTGGTGGCGGCGGCCCCTGCGCATCTCGTACCGGTTCGGGAGGCCGAATCCTACAACCCGTACCGGCCCCAGGGTTGGACGCCCGGCATATTCGTCGCCGACAATCCCGAGTACGGCGCGCGCATCCGCTACCTGATCGGCGAACCCGAGGAGAGCGACGGCGACAACGGACCAGCGGACGAGACCGACATCGGCGACGAGGCCTCAGCCGACACCTCGACCGAAGCCTCCGCCGAGATCACGATCCGCGACCTGCGCGGCAACACGGTGCGCACGCTCACCGGCTCGTCCGAACCGGGTCTGAACGAGGTCGTATGGGATCTCGCCATGCGCAGCGACGACGAGCTCCCGACCGGTCCTCGCGTCCGGCCCGGGGCCTACCTGGTCGAGCTGGCTTGGGGCGACCAGGTCATCGAAGGTGAAATGCGCGTACGGGGTGACGACCGGGTGACGATGTCCGCCCGGGTCGCGAACGAGCGCTGGAGCGCGATGATGGATTCCTACCGTCTGAACGCTCCGGTTCGGGATGCGCAGAGAGCGCTGGGCGAGGTCGGGGAATTCCTGGACGGAATCGGCGAGATGCTCGAAGGCGCCGGCAGGGCGGACGACGAGACGGAGGGCTCTCTCGCTGCGGAGCTTCAGGCGGCGAGAGACGGTCTCGACGGCGTTCGACGCCACCTCCAGCGGGCTTCCGGAGGCAGCGGAATCTGGCGCTCCATCGAGTCCATGAGCTCACCTCCAACCGCCGACAATCTCTGGGCCGTGGATCGCTCATGGGAGGCGCTGCCAGCCGCGATCGAGGCGGTGAACGCGTTCGTGGCGGGACCGGTGACTGCACTCCTCGGTCGGGCCTACAACGACGAGACCCGTCCCGAGCCGCCGGAGCCGGTGGCCATGCCCGCGAGGTAG
- a CDS encoding DUF1592 domain-containing protein, whose protein sequence is MKGPLLLLVVATGTALTALGGESGSEETVWGGDHSSRAEIPVTPPLDWPPPTSARAVNEMRGPASKSSSSSGPVGARSAVEPSGAGAGVDVEHGDESDPEAANRLIGRYCVRCHNGVRLLGNMSLEEFDAATVADRAELGEKMVRKLRAGMMPPPRQRRPGGDSLAWLAAVLEGELDALAAADPNPGHRTFQRLNRSEYERAVFDMLGLRVDASAFLPPETMSGGFDNVADAQRISATLLEGYLTAAAAVARMAVGDPNATPSETTYRVPRYAEQRTRVEGAPFGTRGGISLVHNFPADGYYRFRLGLQHESTGNFFGQTSPFDEKAELSVDGERRALVHLDRWIHVQDPDGPNVRTEPIFITAGPHRVTAAFLETMQGPVEDLVSPHAWSLADKKIGYSYGITSVAHLRDFAITGPFEADGVSDFAVREKILTCADDATPGSDACARHIVEGLASRGFRRPVGEADVEPLLVLYREGRARGGFEVGVRTALQAVLASPEFIFRFEEPTLAEGPFPLAPIRLATRLAFFLWATGPDEELLQAAGEGELESSEGLAAQVERMLADPRSEALATRFASQWLRLQDLDKVHPDALRFPDFHQQLADAMKRETELFFAHLVREDLPLFEVLTADYTFLNERLARHYGIPGVAGDHFRKVAYPDDGRRGVLSHGSILTSTSHANRTSPVLRGKWVMEVLLGTPPPPPPADVPDLEATEAVREGRNLTVRERLEMHRASPQCTSCHRFIDPIGLALEGFDVTGAVRIKDEGAPIDLEGELYDGTPLTSPKDLTEALLKRRSSLARTFIENLMAYAIGRRIEYFDMPAVREIERTAAVEDYRLAAFIQAVVASDAFRMGRIASETDGGFQCIS, encoded by the coding sequence ATGAAAGGTCCACTGCTCCTCCTCGTCGTGGCGACCGGCACGGCCTTGACGGCGCTCGGAGGCGAGTCGGGGTCCGAAGAGACGGTTTGGGGAGGCGACCACTCCTCCCGGGCGGAGATCCCGGTCACACCGCCGCTCGACTGGCCGCCGCCGACTTCGGCGCGTGCCGTGAACGAAATGCGCGGACCTGCATCGAAGTCGTCGTCCTCCTCCGGACCGGTCGGAGCGAGGTCGGCCGTCGAGCCTTCCGGGGCGGGCGCGGGCGTCGACGTCGAACACGGCGACGAGTCGGATCCCGAGGCCGCGAACCGACTGATCGGGCGCTACTGCGTCCGGTGCCACAACGGCGTCAGATTGCTCGGCAACATGTCGCTGGAGGAGTTCGATGCGGCGACCGTCGCCGACCGGGCCGAGCTCGGCGAGAAGATGGTGCGCAAGCTCCGTGCCGGCATGATGCCCCCTCCCAGACAGCGTCGGCCCGGCGGAGACTCGCTGGCGTGGCTGGCCGCCGTGCTGGAAGGGGAACTGGACGCCCTGGCCGCGGCCGACCCCAACCCGGGTCATCGCACCTTCCAACGCCTGAACCGCTCCGAGTACGAGCGGGCCGTCTTCGACATGCTCGGCCTTCGCGTCGACGCCTCCGCCTTCCTCCCGCCCGAGACGATGAGCGGCGGGTTCGACAACGTGGCCGACGCCCAACGCATCTCGGCCACCCTTCTGGAAGGTTACCTGACGGCTGCGGCGGCTGTCGCGCGCATGGCGGTCGGCGATCCGAACGCCACCCCGAGCGAGACCACCTACCGGGTTCCTCGCTACGCCGAACAGCGAACCCGCGTGGAAGGCGCGCCGTTCGGCACTCGGGGCGGTATCAGCCTGGTACACAACTTCCCGGCGGACGGCTACTACCGATTCCGGCTGGGGCTCCAGCACGAGTCCACCGGCAACTTCTTCGGGCAGACGTCGCCCTTCGACGAAAAGGCGGAGCTTTCGGTCGACGGAGAGCGTCGCGCGCTCGTCCATCTCGACCGCTGGATTCACGTGCAGGATCCGGATGGTCCGAACGTGCGCACCGAACCGATCTTCATAACGGCCGGGCCCCATCGCGTCACCGCCGCCTTCCTCGAGACCATGCAGGGACCGGTGGAGGACCTGGTGTCGCCGCACGCATGGTCGCTCGCCGACAAGAAGATCGGCTACTCCTACGGCATCACCTCGGTCGCGCACCTGCGGGACTTCGCGATCACCGGACCTTTCGAGGCCGACGGGGTTTCGGATTTCGCGGTCAGAGAGAAGATACTCACCTGTGCCGACGATGCGACGCCCGGTAGCGACGCCTGCGCCCGACATATCGTCGAAGGGCTCGCGAGTCGGGGCTTCAGACGTCCCGTAGGCGAAGCCGACGTCGAACCCCTCTTGGTTCTCTATCGGGAAGGGCGTGCGCGAGGGGGCTTCGAGGTCGGGGTAAGAACCGCGCTCCAAGCGGTTCTGGCGAGCCCGGAGTTCATCTTCCGCTTCGAGGAGCCGACGCTTGCGGAGGGTCCTTTCCCGCTGGCGCCGATCAGGCTCGCCACCCGCCTCGCCTTCTTCCTCTGGGCGACCGGCCCCGACGAGGAATTGCTGCAGGCGGCGGGCGAAGGCGAACTGGAATCTTCGGAAGGACTGGCGGCGCAGGTCGAACGCATGCTCGCCGATCCACGCTCCGAGGCGCTCGCCACGCGTTTCGCGTCCCAGTGGCTCCGGCTCCAGGATCTCGACAAGGTTCATCCCGACGCTCTTCGCTTCCCGGATTTCCACCAGCAGCTCGCCGACGCTATGAAGCGGGAAACCGAGCTCTTTTTCGCCCACCTGGTTCGGGAAGACCTGCCGCTATTCGAGGTCTTGACTGCGGATTACACCTTCCTCAACGAGAGGCTTGCTCGCCACTACGGGATCCCGGGCGTCGCCGGCGACCACTTCCGCAAGGTCGCCTACCCCGACGACGGGCGCAGGGGAGTTCTCTCGCACGGCAGCATCCTGACCAGCACCTCTCACGCCAACCGCACTTCTCCCGTCTTGCGCGGAAAATGGGTTATGGAGGTGCTGTTGGGCACGCCGCCGCCCCCCCCGCCCGCTGACGTTCCCGACCTCGAGGCGACCGAGGCCGTCCGGGAAGGGCGCAACCTCACCGTGCGCGAGCGGCTCGAGATGCACAGGGCATCGCCGCAGTGTACCTCCTGTCACCGTTTCATCGATCCCATCGGCCTCGCCCTGGAAGGCTTCGACGTGACCGGTGCGGTGAGAATCAAGGACGAGGGAGCCCCGATCGACCTGGAGGGAGAGCTCTACGACGGTACCCCGCTCACGAGTCCGAAGGACCTGACCGAGGCCCTGCTCAAGCGCCGGAGCTCCCTCGCCCGGACCTTCATCGAGAACCTGATGGCCTACGCGATCGGCCGCAGGATCGAGTACTTCGACATGCCGGCGGTGCGCGAGATAGAGAGGACCGCGGCCGTCGAGGACTACCGGCTTGCCGCGTTCATCCAGGCGGTGGTGGCCAGCGACGCTTTTCGCATGGGGCGGATCGCCTCGGAAACCGATGGAGGATTCCAATGCATTTCGTAA